The region ACCAGAACGATCTGACGCGAACCTCCGGCCTGAATGGCGAACAAAAAGCATGGCTTGGAAATTTTGGCACCAATGTTCTGGAGGCGTTTTCTGCCTACAACATAGCGGCGTACCCCTATGCCGGACCGGACCTGCAGAAAGAGCTGGCAGACTGCGAGAAACATCTCGCAGAGACAAAAGATCTCCTCGCTAAAACAACCGATCCCCAGACCAGGGCGAAGCTCGAACAGAAGCTCAGACGCAGCGAACTCGATCATGAGGCCCTGACTCGTCAGCTTGCGTCAGGCACGGGCAAAGACCTCTATGCGAAGCTGTCGCCCCAGGAGAAGGCCCTGCATGACGCAGCCTTTGTGGTGAATGTGAATGACCCCGACTACCGCTCGCTCGAAGCATTGGAGTTCGAAGGCCAGCAGATGAATGTTCCCAAGGGGGACATCCTGCACCAGTTCCGCGAGGACGTGAAGAACAACAAGCTTCCGATGGTCTCCTGGCTCAGCTCGCCGGAGCACTTCTCCGACCACCCTACCTCTCCCTGGTACGGCGCCTGGTACGTGTCGGAGGTGATGGACATCCTCACCCGGAATCCTGAGGTATGGAAGAAGACCATCTTCATCCTGACCTACGACGAGAACGACGGCTACTTCGATCATGCACCGTCCTACGTCGCGGCTGACCCAAAGCGGCCCGAGACAGGCAGAGCGTCCGCAGGCCTCGATACCGCGCTTGAGTACACGTACAAGGAAGATGAGTTGGCGCAGGGCGTCAGCCACGAAGAAGCATGCAGCGGCCCCATCGGCATGGGCTTCCGCGTCCCCATGATCGTTGCCTCCCCCTGGAGCCGCGGCGGCTGGGTCAACTCGCAGCTGTTCGATCACACCTCGATGCTCCAGTTCCTGGAAGACTTCGGAAAGAAGAAGTCCGGCAAGACCATCTACGAATCCAACATCAGCCCCTGGCGAAGGTCCATCTCGGGCGACCTGACCAGTTGCTTCCGAAAGTACTCCGCTGAAGAAGCGAAGCTGAACTATCTCGACCGCGACAAGTTCGTCATTCAGATCCGCGAGGCGAAGGATAAGGAGATCCCGGCAAACTTCAAGGCTTTATCCGCCGAACAGATCGCTGATGTAAACCGGAGGCTGGCGTTATCGCCGTGGATGTCCAAACAGGAGCCGGGAACTCGCCCGGCGAACCCACTGCCGTATGAGCTGTATGCGGATGGTGCGCTGAGCCCGGACGGAAAGAGC is a window of Edaphobacter sp. 12200R-103 DNA encoding:
- a CDS encoding phosphocholine-specific phospholipase C; this translates as MATRRDFLKAASLLAGGAGMAGFVPESVKRAFAIEPAPGSTYQDAEHIVILMQENRSFDHVFGTLQGVRGFNDPRAMRQANGNSVFLQTSSTGDTFAPWRLDIKDTKITWMGSIPHSRESQVGAWNEGHHDRWIDSKRSHNHDYGHVPITMGHYTREDLPFYYALADAFTVCDQNYCAAMTSTTPNRLFFWTGTVRDEQKASSRVFMRNDEIMIGGQKWKTFPERLQEAGISWKYYQNDLTRTSGLNGEQKAWLGNFGTNVLEAFSAYNIAAYPYAGPDLQKELADCEKHLAETKDLLAKTTDPQTRAKLEQKLRRSELDHEALTRQLASGTGKDLYAKLSPQEKALHDAAFVVNVNDPDYRSLEALEFEGQQMNVPKGDILHQFREDVKNNKLPMVSWLSSPEHFSDHPTSPWYGAWYVSEVMDILTRNPEVWKKTIFILTYDENDGYFDHAPSYVAADPKRPETGRASAGLDTALEYTYKEDELAQGVSHEEACSGPIGMGFRVPMIVASPWSRGGWVNSQLFDHTSMLQFLEDFGKKKSGKTIYESNISPWRRSISGDLTSCFRKYSAEEAKLNYLDRDKFVIQIREAKDKEIPANFKALSAEQIADVNRRLALSPWMSKQEPGTRPANPLPYELYADGALSPDGKSFVLTMKAGTAAHGNSSMGAPFNVYLRDSGGMTAGTYAVKAGDTLTQNFPVKDGKYSIDVHAPNGFFRSFEGSAKSPVAVRTTYERQSGWPTGNITLHVKNAGKTAVQVSVKDNSYGLASVTKNVAAGATETILMWSGKSHGWYDVSVKAGDSEARYAGRVETGAASTTDPAMGGVA